A window of Deinococcus ruber genomic DNA:
CAGCGCCGTGAGCAGCACCGCCGGAACGCCCGACGCCAGCAGATTGATGGCCGTGCCGGAAATCACCTGATCGGCGCGGTACTTGATGCTGAGCAGCGCGTGAATCCAGGCGATGCCGCCCGCCACCAGCACGCCAGCCAGCCAGCCGACCCAGGGCGCGGCGGCTCCCAGGTACGGATCGAGCTGCTGCGTGACGATGGCCCCGGTCAGTGCGCCGAAGATGATCAGACCTTCCAGCGCGATATTGACCACGCCGCTGCGCTCGGAGAACAGGCCGCCCAGCGCCGTGAGCAGCAGCGGCACCGTCGAGCGGATAAAGGTTGCCAGAAAGGCGGCAGTAAAGAATTCGAGCAGCAGTTTCATGCCTTGCCTCCCCGGTCGTTGCCCTGAGTGCCGTCATTGGGCGTGCGGCTGTGTGTGGTGCGGTCGCTGCCGGGCGTATCGAGCTGAGCGCCGACATTGGGCAGCGCCGTGACCGAATTGCCCTGTACCGCCACCACCTGCTTGTCGACGTTCACACCCGCATCCACGGCCTTGACCAGCGCCAGCGGCGGCGGATCGGTAATACGCTTGCTCAGGAAGCCGCCCGCCGCGATGAACAGCACTATCAGGGCTTTCAGCACCGTCACGAGGTCTTTGTTCACGCCCGACAGTTTGCTGCTGACTGCCACGCTGCCGCTGTCGAAGGTGCCGAACAGGATGCTGGAAAGCACCACGCCCACCGGAGTGGACTGGCCCACCAGCGCCACGGTGATGCCGTCAAAGCCCACGTTGACTGGAATGTTCTGCTTCAGGCGGTACTCGTCAAGTGCGCCGCCCATCACGTAATGGGTCGAGGCCAGCCCCGCGAAGGCTCCCGCCAGCGTCATGGCGAGGATGGTATTGCGGGCCACGCTGATGCCGCCGTACTCTGCCGCTTTGGGCGACAGGCCCACCGCCCGCAGCGCGTAGCCGGTCGCGGTGCGCCACATCAGCACGCTGAACAGCACGGCGGCCAGCAGCGCGAGCAGCAGACTGCTGTTCAGGCGGCTGTTGGAGATGGCGGCGGTCACGTCGAGCGGCACGCCGATGCGCCACGTCAGGAGGCCGATGAGGAGTGCGCCGACCACGGCGACCAGCGCCCGCCAGCGGTTGCGGCGCAGACCGTAATACAGCGCCACGCCCGCGATGACAGCAAAGATCGGCCCCAGCGTCAGGTGGCCCGGCCCCACGGTATTCAGGCCCAGCATCTGCGGAATGGAGGGCAGCTGGGCGGCGGGTTGCAGCAGGTTGCTGCTGGGATTCGACCCCTCGGCCTTGAAGGGAATGGTGACGGTGCGCCCGAAGAAGGTATAGGTGTTGCTGCCCAGCAGAAAGACGAAAATACCGCTGGCGATGTAGTTGAGCATGATGGTGTTGATGACTTCCGAGGAGCCGAATCTGGCCTTGAGCAGTCCGGGAATCGCGCCCCACAGCGCCCCGCCCACTGCCGCCGCCAGCACCGCCGCAATCGCCAGCAGTGGGCCGGGCAGCGGCGCATACACGCCCACCAGCGTTGCCAGAATCGCGCCCATCGTCAGCTGGCCCGACGCCCCGATATTGAACAGGCCCGCCCGGAAGGCAAACGCCACCGACAGTCCGGCGAAGATCAGCGGAGTGGCGAGTTTCAGGCTGTCTACCGCGCCCGACAGGTTGGTGATGGGAGCAAACAGGCTGGAGAACACGAACCACACCACGTCCGACTTGCCCACAAAGGTGGTGAACAGATTCAGCTTCACGCTCGGGTCAGACGGAACGGCCTGCACCACCAGCACCACCACCGCGCCTACCAGAATCGCCAGCGAGATGGCGACCACCGGCACCAGCAGCCCGCGCAGGCGGTTGAGTCGGTCCCACCAGCTGCGAAACTGGCTGAGGCCCGCGAACGTGCCGACCAGCCCCGCCAGCAGCGCGAAGAACAGCCCCATGTTGATGCCGCCTGAGGTAAACGGAATGCGCCGGGGCCTGATCCCCTTGTCGAGCAGCGCCTGGGTCGCTCCGGCAAGCGCCGAGTTCCACAGCACCACGCTGACGACGGCGGCGATCAGTGCCACCAGACCCGCCACCCACAGCCACTTCTGGCGACGAACGGCGGCAAAGACCACCAGCAGCAGCGCCACCAGCGTGACCCAGCCGAAGGCGAGCGACCCCGTGACAGCGGGCAGAGACGCGGGCGGAAAGCCGGTGAAATCGAGCACGCCTGCCGGAAAGCGCTGGACAGTGGCGGCGGCGTTGAAATTTCGGGTATACGTTCCGAAGGGAAACAGGAACAGCGCCAGGATGCCAAAGGCAGCGAACGCCAGACTCAGGCGGGCCGCTACCGCTGAAGGCCGGGCGTCGGTATTCGTCAGCGTGGAAGTCACCGTTCCATTGTAATCAGAGCGGGGATGTCTACGCGGCAGACCGAACAAGCGTTCGTATGCCGTGCCGTCCCTTCCATTGCCCTG
This region includes:
- a CDS encoding ABC transporter permease, with translation MTSTLTNTDARPSAVAARLSLAFAAFGILALFLFPFGTYTRNFNAAATVQRFPAGVLDFTGFPPASLPAVTGSLAFGWVTLVALLLVVFAAVRRQKWLWVAGLVALIAAVVSVVLWNSALAGATQALLDKGIRPRRIPFTSGGINMGLFFALLAGLVGTFAGLSQFRSWWDRLNRLRGLLVPVVAISLAILVGAVVVLVVQAVPSDPSVKLNLFTTFVGKSDVVWFVFSSLFAPITNLSGAVDSLKLATPLIFAGLSVAFAFRAGLFNIGASGQLTMGAILATLVGVYAPLPGPLLAIAAVLAAAVGGALWGAIPGLLKARFGSSEVINTIMLNYIASGIFVFLLGSNTYTFFGRTVTIPFKAEGSNPSSNLLQPAAQLPSIPQMLGLNTVGPGHLTLGPIFAVIAGVALYYGLRRNRWRALVAVVGALLIGLLTWRIGVPLDVTAAISNSRLNSSLLLALLAAVLFSVLMWRTATGYALRAVGLSPKAAEYGGISVARNTILAMTLAGAFAGLASTHYVMGGALDEYRLKQNIPVNVGFDGITVALVGQSTPVGVVLSSILFGTFDSGSVAVSSKLSGVNKDLVTVLKALIVLFIAAGGFLSKRITDPPPLALVKAVDAGVNVDKQVVAVQGNSVTALPNVGAQLDTPGSDRTTHSRTPNDGTQGNDRGGKA